A region from the Euryarchaeota archaeon genome encodes:
- a CDS encoding cobalamin-binding protein, translating into MAPPQRLVSLTPSNTEILWALGLLPRVVGVDDDSDFPPEVRNIAKVGRDLQVDIERVKALKPDLVVASLSVPGMEKVVDNVKATGLPHITLAPTSVDGVYRDVLEVGRATGVEERAVALVADMRSRFARVEAANARLGARPNVYWEWWPRPLIVPGAKSWMTGMLESAGAVNMFKDIDHESRPVEEKRVLERDPDYIMLCWCGALQSQMAIDKVKNRPGWQDLKAVREGRIYLMDEGLYGRPGPRIVQGLELLQSILAGKTPPGDTQKTPLEPIGIGGN; encoded by the coding sequence ATGGCGCCCCCACAGCGACTCGTCTCGTTGACGCCGAGCAACACGGAGATACTGTGGGCCCTGGGGCTTCTCCCAAGAGTCGTAGGCGTCGACGACGATTCCGATTTCCCTCCCGAAGTCCGTAACATAGCGAAAGTGGGCCGCGACCTCCAGGTGGATATTGAACGCGTGAAGGCGCTCAAACCCGACCTTGTTGTGGCCTCGCTTTCCGTCCCCGGGATGGAAAAAGTCGTTGACAACGTGAAGGCAACGGGGCTCCCGCACATCACCCTCGCTCCCACGAGCGTCGATGGCGTCTACCGAGACGTCTTGGAAGTGGGGCGCGCGACGGGAGTCGAGGAGCGCGCCGTAGCCCTCGTCGCCGACATGAGATCCCGATTCGCTCGAGTCGAGGCCGCCAATGCGAGACTGGGCGCGAGGCCGAACGTCTACTGGGAGTGGTGGCCGCGCCCCCTGATCGTCCCCGGCGCCAAGAGCTGGATGACCGGGATGCTCGAAAGCGCCGGCGCCGTCAACATGTTCAAGGACATCGACCACGAGAGCCGTCCGGTCGAGGAAAAGCGTGTGCTCGAACGCGACCCGGATTACATAATGCTCTGCTGGTGCGGCGCGCTCCAAAGCCAGATGGCGATAGACAAGGTCAAGAACCGGCCAGGCTGGCAAGACCTCAAGGCAGTGCGCGAGGGACGCATCTACCTCATGGACGAGGGACTCTACGGGCGACCAGGACCCCGCATCGTCCAAGGACTGGAGCTCTTACAATCCATCTTGGCCGGCAAGACGCCGCCAGGCGACACGCAGAAGACCCCACTGGAACCGATCGGTATCGGGGGAAACTGA